A window of Chaetodon trifascialis isolate fChaTrf1 chromosome 3, fChaTrf1.hap1, whole genome shotgun sequence genomic DNA:
tgaaaaatgtTCAAAGGGTTTTTATTTGACAGAAAATATGACCCTACTTTGTCATAGTATCTTTCCATGATGGAAGGGagatgtgaaaaacaacaattagaaaagaagaaaggagaaagtCATGGAGCGGGTAAGCCCAGTGATCCAAGGGAAGGGCTTGTCACAGAACAGAAAGAGCTCATGTTTGCTTGTTACAGCGGCAATACCTCATCTGTACTAGTGTGTGTAACGTATTCACTGTTGCAGCTCTCATAAATTATTCCAGCCAAGTGAACAATGCTTCATGACCAGATGAGGATGAGACCATTGTATCCATCAAAGGTGTATTCAGCCATATTGGAccacagctttaaaaaaagacacGCCGTCATCAGCCTGTGGTTTATCACTAGTTCTTGTTCCTATTGAGAAATAGAAGGAGGTGATGTTTCTTTCCCAATAAGAGATGGattgctgtgattggctgctgataAACATTAAAAGACAGCGTTAGCCTTTTGCTCGGATGACAATCACGTAACTTTGTGCTCTGAATCTCGCTCGTGCGTTCACTGGACGTCACGTGTCGACACGCGTCAtgttttgctttgctgttttACCACATTGTGTTGTTGGCAGCTTGTTTTTAAACGTGTTACATGAAAATCGATATGCAAAATGAGCTTCTCACCGTCCCTGCTAAATACTCATGAATTTTTTATGAGGTCCTGTGAGATTGGATAAGCTCTATTGGTTTCATGGTATTGGCCTAAATTCTTATAGTATTTCACAATAATACCATGAAAGGCTTTTGATGAAATGGATTCAGGCATATCTGTGTCTAGACCTATTTATTTTGTAATCCCCTCATGCAATCTTCAAAGACACTTTAGTTCTtatcatttttttgtcattaagCTTTTATGAAGTATAAACACGCCGGGGCCTgttaagtgtgttttatttttcatttttaaaagataTTTCTACATGCAGCATCCTGTCCCTCAGTACAAAGCAGTGGCCTATATGAATTTTCAACTTTAGCTGTAAAGTTCTGGGTTTCAGCTCCACTTATTTAATTGCTTGGAGTATCCTTTTAAATATAGCAGCCATTTCTCCGGTGAGAATACAGAGTTACTGGAAGCCTGGTAGCCTTCGTCCATGTGGCCTGCAAAGTCCCTCAGAGTGCAACAAGGGGAGGCCTGTCGGATCAACATAATGTGGAGCTCTGTCAGCAGAGCAGGCCAAGCACGGGCCCAGCTCCCCTCTCTCGTTCTGGGGAAACCATAGCTCCAACAGCAACCCCCTCTGTTCTCCCACGGCCTCCTCCCCATGCCGTCACTGCTCAcacaaaaaagagacagaggcgGCGACATAGGCTGAACACTCGAGCttattgagctgcaaagcaggCAGCTATAGTAGCACATAGGCTTGGGAAATCTCAGCAGGGTATGTGACGCAAGCAGGTTGTAAAAGAGCTGATTTTTCGGTGGGGGTTAGCATGGTGATAACTCAGTGGGTCGCTCTCGGTACTGTGTTGATTGTGCCCTCAGGACTGTGTTCAATTTCAGGTGCCCAGTGGAAGTGTAGCGTGAGTTGATTGGAATTGTATTACTAGAAAACAGCTTGGGTTCAGGTTTAATCCCTGTCAGATAGTGAATTAGCAAACACTGCAGCCGTGACACAACAAGGATTATCTATGAAGAGACAGGACCCAGGGATCTATATGAGCCTGTGCTAAAGTGAGATGTCACATGTTATCAGTGTTGTTGGTTGCTTGCATCAAAGCTAACGTGCTCTGTGCTGCGCCTTTTTTCCCAGGACCCTGCAGCATCCTCCACCTCGGAGGCAGACCCCGACACCAAGGGAGAGACTGTGGCCATGAACTACAAGCCCTCACCTCTGCAAGTCCAGATAGGTATTACAAAGCAACAGAGTGCAAATCAATACACGACAAGGCTTCACTTCACTCTCTATAATTAAGCAAGTAAGcagtaaaaaataatgaaaagccCCTTCAGATTGCATATAAAAGCATGTAAGAAAAATGTCTGTGCACACTTGCCATAGGCTACCACAGTGTGCGTGTTTCCTAAACTCCGCTGTACAAGGTCAAAATAAGCACAAACATTCTGTTCAGCGTCAGTTCATAGCCAACTCAGTATGACATTCACCAGAAATGCTGTATGCCAGTGAAATCATATTCCCCAGCACTGCAATTTATCTCTGCTCTCAGCGGTGTCACAGCATTTCTGAGCTGCCTCTGTTATTGTGCCACCACAACACTGCGAAAGCCTTTGCCACACTCACAATTCCTCATTTTTATTTAGTCCTAAGGGCTCCATTTCAAAAAGCTTGCTGGAAAATATTGTTTCCCGAAACTCACCAGTCAATATTTCAAGAATATGCACTTTTtctaaagaaaacacagttaaatCGAAACGAAGGGACTTAAGATGAACTCATATTTCAGTAGCAGCCCCGAATGTTTTCACGCAGTATCTCAAGGAGACGAGCATTCAATTGTACAATTCCTATTGGAGTAAAAGGACATATTTTCATATCCATCCATACATATGCTAATGAAGACTCACTGACTAAATGCtgcaacaacataaaaataagcACCACCGCTGGCAGAAACCATgttgaataataaataaatctgcCACTGATGGTCATGAAGTTGAGGTTTATTGGTGCATTTCCTGATGACCTCACATCCTGTGGTTTcccagagaaacagagggaccTTGCCAGGAAGGGATCAGTGAAAAATGGCACCGTGGGAAGTCCTGTCAATCAACAGCCAAAGAAGAATGCCAGGACAAGGTAACAGCTTCCtctgcctgtgtctgtctccgtcaTGACCAGCTCGTCCACAAATGTCACACTTTGCATCGATTAGCACCTCGAGCAATATGTTTTTGTATCCCCTGCTCCACACTAAAATGCTGCCAGCCTGTGCGAGGTGTCGTCAGACTTCCTAATGTTGCAACAAGGCTTTTTAGAGAAGGGCCAATTGCATGTTTTTCGTCAATGTTAATGGTGATAACAGCGTCAGAGCACTGAGCAGAAACCCAGCACAACCCACAGTATTGACAACTGGCTCGTCAGTCTAATCCCGCTCTCTGGTGGATTAGTGGAAATATAAGAAAGGCTACCGACTGGTCTGGACCCGGAGTCTCTGAGGGGGGAAGATAATCTGGGAACAGCGGCAGTTCGAAGGCTGCAGATTAGCCCCAattttttctttgctgcctGTGAAGCGAGCGCCATACTCGGGACAGCATCCTGTTTTGTGTGAAGCTGACTTGCATTTGTCTCTTGCACTCCCGACATGATTTACAATATTTGGAAGTGTTTTTGTGGGTGTTCCAGGAAGAATGCATTGAAACCACTTGGTGGAAAATGTACTTTTGTTGTGTCGAACGCTTTTTCAGATTTTGTCCTCTGCGTGTCTTCTTTGtgttctgtcttgttttctgtgctcGTCCTCAGGTTGGTGGTGCCAAACAAAGGCTACTCCTCTTTAGACCAGAGCCCGGACGAGAAGCCCCTGGTGGCGCTGGACACTGACAGGTGTGTACATTATTTAGTTTCTTCATATCAAATTCTGTAATGCTAAAATATGACACAGTCAGAAGAGGAACTTCACAGGCTGACCTttaaagaagaggaaaaaggagaaattgGCTAACTTGCTAGTTTTGTAGGGCTCACGCTGCCATGATGGCACATTAATCCACTGAGCAACTTGAGAGAGTTCTTAACAGAAGGGATCCTAAAAAAAGGGCAAAGCCTCTCCCAGGGCGCGGGATTAGAGGATAGCGGGGTGAGGATTTGGACAGGGAAAAGCGGCTCAGAGGGAGTGCTCGCTTCCACTCTGGACCAGCAGGTCTGCATTTGACACAGATGAGTCCCACCCTTTGTGCCCTCCGTATGCAGCGACATGAGGGAAACGCTCTCATGTGAAATGAGCTCGCTGGAAGCCAACCAAGCTTATAGCATGTATTGCATCATACACACCCTCTGACAGGCTTTCTGACTCACGGTCACACAGGACACCCATTTGTTTATTGTCCACACTTTAGGTTCACATGCGCAGCCTTCGCACAATGtcgctctgtcctcctcatgtacAGTGTATGAAAAGGCAGTTTACTCCTGTGGGAGGAAAAAGGCTGTCAACCCGCGAGCATTAGCATGATGTTACTATACTCGGGTGAGATTTAGTATAGAAAAGGCTTCTAGTGTCCTGTGTGTTGTTGAacttgtgctgcagtgtgtctgttcatccactgtcattattaaagatgatgatgtcatcagggttattaccttcatcattattattatccagAGGCTAAATAAACTTTAATTAAAAGAGGCtacacatttttcaaactgGGACCAGAGAATTTGAAAGAGGCAGGCTTTTACTAGGCAGGACgcgaagaacaaaaaaacatacagagttgcattatgggaaatgtaggatctaGCATGTCTTTAATTTGACCCATACttggactaaaagtcaggatatctcaaccactgctgctttgattttattGCTTTACAACCCCTTTAAACATTCCAACATCATTTAACCATCGTCTCAACCGTCGTCTTTTGAGACCGTCGTGTCTCACTGCTGATGTCTCCTGTCTTTCAGTGATGATGACTTCGACATGTCCAGATACTCCTCATCAGGATACTCCTCAGCCGAGGTGAGATGTCTGAGGGACCAGGTATCTATACACACATTATACTGTTTCACAGCGTCATTTGgtgaatccacaaacatcaccACCTGATCACCCAGTTCCATTGTCACACCACCCACACCAGGTACATGTGCATCCATTGGAAAAAAAGTATACTGGCTCCTCCAAGCATTCATAGTCAGTCATGTGTAATGGTTTACCCATAACTCTCATCCAAAGTCCTGttcatttcctccttccttcttgCTTCACCCCGTTTCCACCAGTGTCCTGACTGCTCTGCTTTGCTGCCGTCCATGTCTGTAGAAGTTTATTGACTTGGATCACTATGTTCTTGAACATCGATACTTTTAAAACCAACATAGTGACTATTTTAAAGGCTATTCCTAGTTTAAGGATCTGTCCAGATTGTCCTGAAGCTTGGCTCACACTCTATCTCCTCTCTTTTGCTTCTACAGCAGATCAACCAGGACCTGAACATCCAGCTCCTGAAGGACGGATACCGGCTTGACGAGATCCCGGATGACGAGGACCTGGATCTGATCCCCCCCAAAGCAGTCAACCCCACTTGCATGTGCTGCCAGGCTGCTCCCTCCACAGCCTGTCAAATCCAGTAGCACCATTCCccgtctccccctcccccaaaaCATCTCCTGCCTGCCACCTGCACTGAGGCCAACTACTGACCAGAGTGGCAGCACAGGGGAAAAACTGGCAATGGCACAAAGGGAAAACAAGGGTTTAAGGCAAAAAAGAAGATATGGAGATAGGTGAAGTCTTGAGAAAAGAGTCAATATGTACAGTATCTGTGCACGTTCCTCCTATGGTAGGGTCTGTGCATCTTACTTCTGCATTGTTGGTTCAGCGAAGCACTCGACTGATGGCAGAAACTTTACCTCTAAGGAAAACATGTTACTTTTGCTTCTCCCTCTTTGGACTTCCATCTCATGCTTGTGGATATTTTGGTTTACAAGGACCGTGAAGGCACCGTTGttgaagaagagaaacaaaatggGACGAAAGGATCTATTCGACCAAAATACCTGAAATAAGGACAAGGGGACATTACTGTGCATCATCCATGGATTTTACTTCTTCTGCTGGTCGATGTACAAGAAGAGATTTTGTGATGGccgttgttttctctctttcatttctttcagccAGTTTGCTTCATCTCCCTGTGTATATGTGTCAAACATGACAAAGACATGCGTGTGTCTAATATATCCAGGAGAATAGTGCTAAACCATCAAGCTGCTGACAAAACACTTAATGCTTACGCTAAGACATCCAGTCCAGATCTTTACTTTAAAGTCTGTACGTAACACCAAGCTTGTACTGCTTGATCGTTTCACATTCAGttaaaagaagctgaaaacaaataGGTTTGCATGTTGCCTGCTAACACTGTGTCCTAACGACCAGCCTGTGCAGATAATTTTTTACTGACCCCTGAACACATCCTTGTGCCGATGAGACATTATGTGAGGCGTGCTTTGAAAAACATAAGGTTAGTAATATTTAGGCTCACCCTCTGTAATATCAGTAGATATAGAAAAACAGTTAATGGAACAATGGCAGAACAGCTCACGAGTCAGTGtacttcctctgtgtttgtctatgTTGGCCACTGATGTGAGTGGATGTTTAAGAGGAT
This region includes:
- the fam219aa gene encoding protein FAM219A translates to MMEEIDRFQVPPVNGETQPLDPAASSTSEADPDTKGETVAMNYKPSPLQVQIEKQRDLARKGSVKNGTVGSPVNQQPKKNARTRLVVPNKGYSSLDQSPDEKPLVALDTDSDDDFDMSRYSSSGYSSAEQINQDLNIQLLKDGYRLDEIPDDEDLDLIPPKAVNPTCMCCQAAPSTACQIQ